TTCGTTTTGGCTTCGGCGGGACATGGCCTTTCGACATGCCCGATCGGACTGGTTACCTGGTATGAAGACGAGATTAAAGACGTTTTGAATATTCCCGAAACCAAGAAACTGGTAATCTCGCTGGCCGTGGGATATCGGGATGATAAATCTCCGATAAACGCTTTCAGATCAGATAGGGTCGATACAAAAGAATTCGTCAGGTGGTTCAATCCTTAGAACTCGTCCTTGATCGAATCCGCCAGAATCCCCTTATCAAGGAACAGAATTTTTTGGGCCTTTTTTGCGGCTCGCGGATCATGAGTCACCATTATTATCGTTTTCTCGAATTGACGGTTAAGTTCCGCCAATAGATCCAGGACATCACCTGCTGATTTTTTGTCCAAATCGCCCGTAGGTTCGTCCGCCACCAACAATACGGGATCCGTCACAATCGCTCTAGCTATGGCTACTCTCTGCTGCTGCCCGCCAGATAACTCGGATGGGAAATGATCCATCCGGTCATTAAGCCCAACCGCCTCAAGCGCTGTGACTGCATGATCCCGTCTTTCGCGTTTTGAAAGAGAAGTCAGAAGTAGTGGAAGTTCAACATTTTCCAATGCGTTGAGAACTGGAATCAAGTTGTAGAACTGGAAAATGAAACCAACATTCAAAGCCCTCCATTTGCTTAGTTCTGATTCGCTCAAGACAGCTATGTTTACCCCATTGACGATTAATCGACCTCTGTCGGGTCTATCTATCCCCGCGATAAGATTTAGAAGTGTTGTTTTCCCCGAACCGGATGGTCCCATAAGGCCCAGAAATTCGCCCTGGCCAACAGAAAGACTGATGTCGGTCAAAACAGGAATGGTCTGTCCGCCACGTTTATAGGTTTTAGTAAGTTCTTCGATTGTTACCAAATCGGGTTGAGCCACAGCGAATCGCCTCACTCTTTGATCTTTACTCTCAAACCGTCTTTAAGCTGGGAATCTGGGTTCAGTACGACCGCATCACCCTTTTTAAGTCCAGAAAGTATTTCCGTTATATCCCCCCAGGAGCGCCCTTCCCTGACCTCGGTGGCATGAACCCTGCCATCCCGGATTACGAAAACTGTTCTGGCTCCGTCTTTGCCTGATATAGAATTTGTGGGAACACCCAGGAAAAGCTTATCTTCATCATTTTTCAGTGGTCGAGATAAAAAAGCGACCTTTGCGCTCATTTCAGGAAGTACTTTTGAGTCTATTTTATCAAACTTGACCTTGGCCAAAACCGTGGCTTTGGATCGGTCAGCGGTCGGGACGATCATATACACGGTCCCTTCAAATCTGTCATTTGGAAACGCGTCAAGGCGAATTTCCGCTGGACCCCCTGCTTTGACTTTTTCAAGGCTGGATTCCGACACATCAACTTCAACCATAAGTGAACCCATGTCAGCCATCGACACCACGGAGGCTTTCGCGTTCAGGGACGCGCCCATCGGCGCTACTACTTCTCCCTCTTCAGCGCTTTTGGTCAATATCACGCCGTCAAAAGGCGCTCGTATATAGGACTGCTCCAGGTTCACTTCCGCCACTTTCACGGAAGCTCCAGTTTTATCAACTCTAAATCTTGCGGATCTGTGAGCGGCTTGAGCTTTTTTATATCTGGCTTCAGCGGAATCAAAAGCCTGCTCTGAAACTGCGCCGGAATCTTTGAGCGACTTCTGTCGGTTAAAATTGAGAGTGGCGTCCTCCAATTCCGCTTCGGCATTATTTAGGTCGGCCGTAGCAACTTTAAGGCCTGCTTGGGCTTCTTCCAGGGCGGCTTTCAAATCGTCGTTTTCCAACTGTGCGATCACGTCGCCCTGTTTAACAAATTTACCCTCTTCGACGTACAGATGTTCAAGTCTGCCAGTTGCCTTTGAGGAAACTGCGGCCTTTCTTTGGGCCACCACATAGCCGCTGGCGTTAAGAATCGTCAGGGCCCTTGATGGGAATGCGCCGGTCACTTTGGTCACATGAATTTCTTTTGGTGGCCTCAGCCAGTTGGTCCACAGCAAATAGCCGCCTATAGCAGCCAATCCTGACAGCAACAACAAAAACAACACGATTTTGATCAAGGGAATTCCTGCGCCAGGCGTATCCTTTGATTCCAGGCTGATTTTAAGTTTGTTAAGTCGGTCAGAGGACATGTTGAGTTTGATCTCCGCTGATAAACAGGCTCTGCATTTTTAATATAGCGTCATTTTTGTGAGGTCGCTCGTTGAAGGATCTCAATGCAGATGCTAATATCAATTCAACTGTGTTGATTTCCAACAATCGTTTCCAAGATAAAAGCCTTTAATAACATTCCTGTTCAGAGGAACACCGTAATCTGATGTGGTCTAAAATCCAGTACTTGCCTCGTATTCTAATAACCGCTGTAGGCTTGGTGATTTTCACAAGTCTTCTAATGCCTCCAATAGTCTTCTCAAGCCTGTTAACCTCATCAGGCGGCCCGGCTTTTCGAATGATGGGATGGTGGGCCAAGATAATCGCTTTTTTCATGGGCTTAAAGTTTTCAGTCTTCGGGGCCGAAAATGTCATGCCGGGGCAATCGTATATTGTCACTCCCAACCATCAGGGAAACACAGACATCTTAGCCCTTGTGATAAAACTTCCTCTTCGCTTTCGTTGGGTCATAAAGAAGGAACTCCTACGGATTCCAATATTTGGATCGGCCCTGGCAGGAACTGGAGCAATAGCGATAGACCGGTCCAACAAAGAAGCATCTGTACAGAGTCTGAAACGCGCCGAAGAGAAGCTGTCAAATGGCTGGTCTTTGTTAATCTATCCTGAAGGCACCAGAACATCGAATGGAGAACTCCTCCCGTTCAAGAAAGGACCATTCATGATGGCGATTCAAACCGGCCTTCCAATCTTGCCTGTCACATCGAACGGCGCCTTTAAGATTCTTCCGAAAAAAACAATGGCATTGCGTCCCGGCCACATAACTCTTACGATAGGAAAGCCGATAGAAACCAAAGGTCTGACCGAGGATGATGTGCCCCAACTCATGGAACAAACCAGAAAAGCAATCGCTTCAAATCTAAGAACTGACTATGATCCATTTAAAGATTGATGATCAAAATGGTTAGGCACGCAAACGTTAAAGTTGGCGCGTGCGATTCTGGAATTTTAACCCAATGGCTCAGTCTTCCAACTCCAACTCTTCGAGCGGTTCCCTTCCGTATTTGCGAACAAAACTTTCCTGAGCGGTCTTGTACGCTTGTTCCTGGTCTCCAGAGTCAGTGATCACGGCTAACGCGCTGTCGAGACTCTGTTTGGCCTTAACCAACCGTAGAGCGTCTCCATCGCGAGCCGTCTGGTCAACCCATTCCAACGCCTTTAAAATTTCTGATTTATTCATGTTAATATCCTCAATTGTTAATAAGTCCTTTTTTTAAATCCTTGCGTAATGCCAAAGGCCTGACGCCCAATTCGGCGCATCTATTCTTCCTTGATTGCCGCAGCCGATGGAGCCCGAACAAGTCTCCAGGTCGGATAAAGAGAAGATAGAAAACAGGCAGCCATTGTCAGAGCTAACGCTTCTAAAAATATCCACTGGTTCACACTTATATCAATAGACCATCCAAAAGACCTGAAGTTTATAGCGTACACTATTATATAAGTGAGTGACAAACCACAAACAGACGCTATGAGGAACGAGGCTAGCCCCATGATCAGCCCCTGGTAGACGTTCATCCTTCCGATCTCCCAAGGCGTAAGTCCAAGATACCCAAGGACCCGAATTTCTCGTGATCTTTCAAGCAGTATAGCCATCATGGCTGTAGCGACTCCCAGTAGCGCCACCAACAAAGAAACCCCCTTCAGCGTGCTTGTAGGCGCGAATGTTTTGTCAAAGATTGAAAGTACTCGTTCCCTCATTTCATGGTTAGAGACAATGGTCCTATCCAATCCCTTGAATTTTGACGCTATAGACTTTTTCACTTCTCCGAAGGAAACGCCCGGTTTTAAAAACAGCGCAATGGATTGTGTTCTATCATCTTTCCATATTTTCTTATATTCCTCTCGATCAATCTGCACTGTGCCTTGATCAGAAGAATAGTCTCTCGTTATCGCCACGATCTTGAACTTTTGCGGCCCATTCGGAGAATCAAGGCTTACAAAATCACCAAGTCCAAGGTGGAATTTGAAGGCCAGAGGCTCTGATATGAAAACCCCGCCGTTACGTAATTTCTCCCAGGCATTGTTCTTATCGCCTTTCATGAAATGGAACCTGGCTCTGCGTTCAAGTATCCGGGATTCCATGACTCTTAGTTTGACTGGTTTGCCGTCCAAAAAGACATTGATGGTTGAATATCTTTCCAGCGCGTCGACCCTAGGGTCCTGTTCCATTTCTTTCATTAAAGATTCCGGGAGAGGATGATCCCATTTGGTGGTTTCAGGCGATATGTACAAATCCCCTTTTAACGCTTCTTCCAGCCAGGCGGCTACAGAAGTTCTGAAACTGTATATCATGGTATCTACGCCAATGGTCATTGACAGGGCCACGGCCAGAGCAGCCACCGCTATGGATGTCCGGCTCAGGGACGCCCCAATATTTCTGGCCGCCAGGAAACCTTCGAGTCTTTTAGAAGATTTCTTCAATATTAAGCCAAGGTAATACGTAAATGGACTCAGCAGACCGGGGGTAAGAAGCGCAAATGCCGTAGTCAGACCGA
This window of the Desulfomonilaceae bacterium genome carries:
- a CDS encoding ABC transporter ATP-binding protein, which encodes MAQPDLVTIEELTKTYKRGGQTIPVLTDISLSVGQGEFLGLMGPSGSGKTTLLNLIAGIDRPDRGRLIVNGVNIAVLSESELSKWRALNVGFIFQFYNLIPVLNALENVELPLLLTSLSKRERRDHAVTALEAVGLNDRMDHFPSELSGGQQQRVAIARAIVTDPVLLVADEPTGDLDKKSAGDVLDLLAELNRQFEKTIIMVTHDPRAAKKAQKILFLDKGILADSIKDEF
- a CDS encoding efflux RND transporter periplasmic adaptor subunit, which codes for MSSDRLNKLKISLESKDTPGAGIPLIKIVLFLLLLSGLAAIGGYLLWTNWLRPPKEIHVTKVTGAFPSRALTILNASGYVVAQRKAAVSSKATGRLEHLYVEEGKFVKQGDVIAQLENDDLKAALEEAQAGLKVATADLNNAEAELEDATLNFNRQKSLKDSGAVSEQAFDSAEARYKKAQAAHRSARFRVDKTGASVKVAEVNLEQSYIRAPFDGVILTKSAEEGEVVAPMGASLNAKASVVSMADMGSLMVEVDVSESSLEKVKAGGPAEIRLDAFPNDRFEGTVYMIVPTADRSKATVLAKVKFDKIDSKVLPEMSAKVAFLSRPLKNDEDKLFLGVPTNSISGKDGARTVFVIRDGRVHATEVREGRSWGDITEILSGLKKGDAVVLNPDSQLKDGLRVKIKE
- a CDS encoding lysophospholipid acyltransferase family protein, whose protein sequence is MWSKIQYLPRILITAVGLVIFTSLLMPPIVFSSLLTSSGGPAFRMMGWWAKIIAFFMGLKFSVFGAENVMPGQSYIVTPNHQGNTDILALVIKLPLRFRWVIKKELLRIPIFGSALAGTGAIAIDRSNKEASVQSLKRAEEKLSNGWSLLIYPEGTRTSNGELLPFKKGPFMMAIQTGLPILPVTSNGAFKILPKKTMALRPGHITLTIGKPIETKGLTEDDVPQLMEQTRKAIASNLRTDYDPFKD